In the genome of Tropicibacter oceani, one region contains:
- a CDS encoding TRAP transporter large permease, which produces MDVTILFTVFILGLVLGIPVAVTLGLSSLAYIIAAGLPPVVMPQKIYAGMDVFVLLSIPGFILAGNLMNRGGITERIIRFANSLVGWVRGGLGLTNIAASMLFGGITGTAVADAASIGGVMIPGMKKAGYPADFSAAVTAASSTVGPIIPPSVPMIIVGALSGISVGQMFLAGAIPGILMGLAMMVTCYIISRRRNFPRQDWQGFSEVGRSFAGAIWALAMTFLIIYGLLSGLATPTETAVVASVYAFFVGAFIYRELPLRAVPGIVIDSAISASGILALVGFANVFGWILVSERIPQAIAAGVLSLTENKYLVILIINILLLFVGMFMETIAALIILFVPLLSLATAVGIEPLHFATFAVLNLMIGLTTPPVGVCLFVCAGIARLPLAPVVRAILPFLLTNILVLLAVSYIPALATWLPSLLID; this is translated from the coding sequence ATGGACGTCACCATCCTTTTCACCGTCTTCATTCTGGGCCTTGTGCTGGGCATTCCCGTCGCCGTGACGCTGGGCCTGTCGTCGCTGGCCTATATCATCGCCGCCGGCCTGCCCCCGGTGGTCATGCCGCAAAAGATCTATGCGGGCATGGACGTCTTTGTGCTGCTGTCGATCCCCGGCTTTATCCTGGCCGGGAACCTGATGAACCGCGGCGGCATCACCGAACGCATCATCCGCTTTGCCAATTCGCTGGTTGGTTGGGTGCGCGGCGGGCTGGGCCTGACCAATATCGCCGCCTCGATGCTGTTCGGCGGGATCACCGGCACCGCCGTGGCCGATGCCGCCAGCATTGGCGGCGTGATGATCCCCGGCATGAAAAAGGCGGGCTATCCGGCCGATTTCAGCGCCGCCGTCACCGCCGCAAGTTCGACCGTGGGGCCGATCATCCCGCCATCGGTGCCAATGATCATCGTCGGGGCGCTGTCGGGCATTTCGGTCGGACAGATGTTCCTGGCCGGGGCCATTCCCGGCATCCTGATGGGGCTGGCGATGATGGTGACCTGCTACATCATCTCGCGCCGCCGCAATTTCCCCCGTCAGGACTGGCAGGGCTTTTCCGAGGTCGGGCGGTCCTTTGCCGGGGCGATCTGGGCGCTGGCGATGACCTTCCTGATCATCTACGGGCTGCTGTCCGGCCTTGCGACCCCCACGGAAACCGCCGTGGTCGCATCGGTCTATGCCTTTTTCGTCGGCGCCTTCATCTATCGCGAACTGCCGCTGCGGGCGGTGCCGGGCATCGTCATCGACAGCGCCATTTCAGCCTCGGGCATCTTGGCGCTGGTCGGTTTCGCCAATGTCTTTGGCTGGATCCTGGTATCTGAACGCATCCCCCAGGCCATCGCGGCAGGTGTGCTGAGCCTGACCGAAAACAAGTACCTGGTGATCCTGATCATCAACATCCTGCTGCTGTTCGTCGGCATGTTCATGGAAACGATCGCCGCGTTGATCATCCTGTTCGTGCCGCTTTTGTCGCTGGCCACCGCTGTCGGGATCGAACCGCTGCACTTTGCCACCTTTGCCGTGCTGAACCTGATGATCGGGCTGACCACGCCGCCGGTCGGCGTCTGCCTGTTTGTCTGCGCCGGGATCGCGCGGCTGCCGCTGGCGCCGGTGGTGCGGGCGATTTTGCCGTTTCTTCTGACGAATATCTTGGTGCTTTTGGCCGTGTCCTATATCCCGGCGCTGGCCACCTGGCTGCCGTCCCTTTTGATCGACTGA
- a CDS encoding HlyD family type I secretion periplasmic adaptor subunit, with the protein MSAEKTFPMRGPMVLGLLALLVLVGGFGTWAATTQISGAIVASGQITVDQNRQVVQHPDGGVVSAILVQEGDTVAAGDTLLRLDPSVLQSKLTIIEGQYFELMARRGRLQAERDDAAEIHFADEVLERAETDPEVAELVGGQRNLFNARRDSIAREIEQLGKRADQIQDQVKGIEAQQEALAEQLALIEEELTSQQKLLADGLTQASRVLALQREESRLLGSAGELTAQKAQAQGRITEIDIQILSLETQRREEAITTLRDLQSSERELAEQRRALIEQLSRMEITAPVGGVVYGMTVFTPRSVIRPADALLYLVPQDRPLVISARVEPIHIDQLFVQQDVSLRFSSLDQRSTPELFGRVVQISADAFQDEATQISYYRAEIKLNEGEMERLPEGAALIPGMPVEAYIRTADRTPLAYLVKPFTDYFAKAFRES; encoded by the coding sequence ATGAGCGCCGAAAAGACATTTCCGATGCGCGGGCCGATGGTGCTGGGGCTTTTGGCCCTTCTGGTGCTGGTCGGCGGTTTCGGCACCTGGGCGGCCACGACGCAGATTTCCGGGGCCATCGTTGCCTCGGGGCAGATCACGGTGGATCAGAACCGTCAGGTCGTCCAGCACCCCGATGGCGGGGTCGTGTCGGCGATCCTGGTGCAAGAGGGCGATACCGTCGCCGCCGGGGACACCCTGCTGCGGCTGGACCCAAGCGTTCTGCAATCAAAGCTGACCATCATCGAAGGCCAGTATTTCGAACTGATGGCCCGGCGCGGACGGCTGCAGGCCGAACGCGACGACGCCGCCGAAATCCACTTTGCCGACGAGGTCCTGGAACGCGCCGAAACCGACCCCGAGGTCGCCGAACTGGTGGGCGGTCAGCGCAACCTGTTCAACGCGCGCCGCGATTCCATCGCCCGCGAGATCGAGCAGCTGGGCAAACGCGCCGACCAGATCCAGGATCAGGTCAAGGGTATCGAGGCCCAGCAAGAGGCGCTGGCCGAGCAGCTTGCCCTGATCGAAGAGGAACTGACCAGCCAGCAGAAACTGCTGGCCGACGGGCTGACCCAGGCCAGCCGCGTGCTGGCCCTGCAACGCGAGGAATCGCGCCTGTTGGGCAGCGCCGGCGAATTGACCGCGCAAAAGGCGCAGGCGCAGGGGCGGATCACCGAGATCGACATCCAGATCCTGTCGCTGGAAACCCAGCGCCGCGAAGAGGCGATCACCACCCTGCGCGATCTGCAATCGAGCGAACGCGAACTGGCCGAACAGCGCCGCGCGCTGATCGAACAGCTGAGCCGCATGGAAATCACCGCCCCTGTCGGCGGCGTGGTCTATGGCATGACGGTCTTTACGCCGCGCTCGGTCATCCGGCCCGCCGATGCGCTGCTGTATCTTGTCCCGCAGGACCGGCCACTGGTGATTTCCGCCCGGGTCGAACCGATCCACATCGACCAGTTGTTCGTGCAGCAGGACGTGTCCTTGCGCTTTTCCTCGCTGGATCAGCGCAGCACGCCGGAACTGTTCGGGCGGGTCGTGCAGATTTCGGCGGATGCCTTTCAGGACGAGGCCACGCAGATCAGCTATTACCGCGCCGAGATCAAGCTGAACGAAGGCGAGATGGAGCGCCTGCCCGAAGGCGCGGCGCTGATCCCCGGCATGCCGGTCGAGGCTTATATCCGCACCGCCGACCGCACGCCGCTGGCCTATCTGGTGAAACCCTTCACCGATTATTTCGCCAAGGCCTTTCGCGAAAGCTGA
- a CDS encoding P-II family nitrogen regulator, which yields MKLIIATIKPFKLEEVREALTGIGVRGMMVTEIKGFGSQSGHTEIYRGAEYAVNFVPKIKLEIVVGAAMADQVVETIKTTAQTGKIGDGKIFVLDVQQAVRVRTGETDADAL from the coding sequence GTGAAACTGATCATTGCAACGATCAAGCCGTTCAAGCTCGAAGAGGTGCGCGAGGCGCTCACCGGGATCGGCGTACGCGGCATGATGGTAACGGAAATCAAGGGCTTCGGCTCTCAGTCCGGCCATACCGAAATCTATCGTGGCGCGGAATACGCCGTGAACTTTGTACCGAAGATCAAACTGGAAATCGTCGTGGGCGCCGCAATGGCCGACCAGGTGGTCGAGACCATCAAGACCACAGCCCAGACCGGCAAGATCGGCGATGGCAAGATTTTCGTGCTCGACGTGCAGCAGGCCGTGCGGGTGCGCACCGGCGAAACCGACGCAGACGCGCTGTAA
- a CDS encoding MlaA family lipoprotein, translating to MRHVRVIIAGVGLLLAAGCSVPGPGEAPDGIHDPNEAENRQVHGFNQRLDKVLVRGAGAGIAGGVPEGVQDSISNFADTVATPRYVVNQILQGRPGRATQNALRFTINATLGFAGLADVATDLGLPEDGTDFGETLHVWGAPEGGYVELPVLGPSTERDAIGQFVDYFTNPLDYIVPRPERYLGTVATYFDKLGSRGRHADTYDSVLHDSADSYAQLRLIYLQNRRFELDGTAGTDASFVDPEAIDTEGF from the coding sequence ATGCGTCATGTTCGTGTGATTATTGCTGGGGTTGGCCTGTTGCTGGCGGCGGGCTGTTCTGTGCCCGGGCCCGGCGAGGCCCCCGATGGCATCCACGACCCGAACGAGGCCGAGAACCGCCAGGTCCACGGTTTCAACCAGCGCCTGGACAAGGTGCTGGTGCGCGGCGCCGGGGCAGGGATCGCCGGCGGTGTGCCCGAGGGCGTGCAGGACAGCATCTCGAACTTTGCCGATACGGTGGCGACGCCGCGCTACGTGGTGAACCAGATCCTGCAGGGGCGACCGGGGCGCGCGACGCAGAACGCCCTGCGCTTTACCATCAACGCGACGCTGGGCTTTGCCGGGCTGGCCGATGTGGCCACCGATCTGGGCCTGCCCGAGGATGGCACCGACTTTGGCGAAACTCTGCATGTCTGGGGCGCCCCCGAGGGCGGCTATGTCGAACTGCCGGTTCTTGGTCCGTCGACAGAGCGCGACGCCATCGGCCAGTTCGTCGATTATTTCACCAATCCGCTGGATTACATCGTGCCGCGCCCCGAACGCTATCTGGGCACGGTGGCGACCTATTTTGACAAGCTGGGCAGCCGCGGGCGCCATGCGGATACCTATGACAGCGTGCTGCACGACAGCGCCGATTCCTATGCGCAACTGCGCCTGATATACTTGCAGAATCGTCGGTTCGAACTGGATGGCACCGCCGGCACGGATGCCAGCTTTGTCGACCCCGAAGCCATTGATACGGAGGGTTTCTGA
- a CDS encoding L-idonate 5-dehydrogenase, protein METRICRLHDKHDIRIETMPVEPAKAGEALVAIGAGGICGSDLHYYHDGGFGPIRVKEPIILGHEAAGTVVAVGAGVTEVKEGDRVAINPSRPCMECEYCLKGMTTHCLSMRFRGSAMRFPHEQGLFRDRIIVEAQQCVPVGDADMSAAACSEPLAVCLHARHMAGDLLGKRVLVTGAGPIGALCTAVAAQAGAAEIVTTDLQDMPLSVAKRMGATRTINMITEGEAMAAYAEGKGYFDVVLECSGAAPAIAGAIAALRPQGRLVQVGIGGETPVPLNAIVGKEITYQGTQRFRHVEFHEAVRLIRTGGLDVTPMVTGQFALEDAVKAFDTAGDRARAVKVHLTFAA, encoded by the coding sequence ATGGAAACCCGCATCTGCCGCCTGCATGACAAACACGACATCCGCATCGAAACCATGCCCGTCGAGCCCGCCAAGGCGGGCGAGGCGCTGGTCGCCATCGGCGCGGGCGGGATCTGTGGGTCGGACCTGCATTACTATCACGACGGCGGCTTTGGCCCGATCCGGGTCAAGGAACCGATCATCCTGGGCCACGAGGCGGCAGGCACCGTCGTTGCCGTGGGCGCAGGCGTGACCGAGGTGAAGGAGGGCGACCGGGTCGCCATCAACCCGTCGCGCCCCTGCATGGAGTGCGAATACTGCCTGAAGGGCATGACCACGCACTGCCTGAGCATGCGGTTTCGCGGCTCGGCCATGCGATTTCCGCATGAACAGGGGCTGTTCCGCGATCGCATCATCGTCGAGGCGCAGCAATGCGTTCCGGTCGGTGATGCGGACATGAGCGCGGCGGCTTGTTCGGAACCGCTGGCGGTCTGCCTGCACGCGCGCCACATGGCGGGCGATCTGCTGGGCAAACGGGTGCTGGTGACAGGCGCCGGGCCGATTGGCGCGCTGTGCACCGCCGTCGCGGCGCAGGCGGGCGCGGCCGAGATCGTCACGACCGATTTGCAGGACATGCCGCTGTCGGTGGCCAAACGGATGGGCGCGACGCGGACCATCAACATGATCACCGAAGGCGAGGCCATGGCCGCCTATGCCGAGGGCAAGGGGTACTTTGACGTAGTGCTGGAATGCTCGGGCGCGGCGCCGGCCATCGCGGGCGCCATCGCGGCGCTGCGGCCGCAGGGGCGGCTGGTGCAGGTCGGGATCGGCGGCGAAACTCCGGTGCCGCTGAACGCCATCGTCGGCAAGGAAATCACCTATCAGGGCACGCAGCGCTTTCGCCACGTCGAGTTCCACGAGGCGGTGCGCCTGATCCGCACCGGCGGGCTGGACGTGACCCCGATGGTCACGGGCCAATTTGCGCTGGAGGATGCGGTCAAGGCCTTTGACACCGCCGGGGATCGCGCCCGGGCCGTCAAGGTGCACCTGACCTTTGCCGCCTGA
- a CDS encoding ammonium transporter, which translates to MKFLKTLAPAALLVALPTLGSAQDAAAAPDINPYIFTTLLFLIGGFLVFWMAAGFAMLEAGLVRSKNVTMQLTKNIALFSIAAIMYWLVGFGIMYPAEWLVEGWLGPFFAITSLEPVGLGADAAALDYASAGSDFFFQLMFCATTASIVSGTLAERIKLWPFLAFVVVLTGFIYPIEASWQWGGGWLSEAGFSDFAGSTLVHAAGGFAALAGALILGPRIGKYKDGRTIPMPGSNLALATLGTFILWLGWFGFNGGSQLAMGTVGDVTDVSRIFANTNMAAAAGAIAALLLTQFMYKKPDLTMTLNGALAGLVSITAGPLDPSLFGALWIGAIGGAIVVFAVPMLDKLKIDDVVGAIPVHLLAGIWGTLAVPFYTADTSFGTQIMGIVAIGAFVFITSGIFWFILKATVGIRVSEEDEINGLDMSELGMEAYPEFSKG; encoded by the coding sequence ATGAAGTTTCTGAAAACACTCGCGCCCGCCGCCCTGCTTGTGGCCCTGCCCACGCTGGGTTCGGCGCAAGATGCCGCCGCGGCGCCCGACATCAACCCCTATATCTTTACCACGCTGCTGTTCCTGATCGGGGGCTTTCTGGTCTTCTGGATGGCCGCTGGCTTTGCCATGCTCGAAGCAGGCCTTGTCCGTTCCAAGAACGTGACCATGCAGCTGACCAAGAACATCGCGCTGTTTTCGATCGCCGCGATCATGTACTGGCTGGTCGGTTTCGGCATCATGTACCCCGCCGAATGGCTGGTCGAAGGCTGGCTTGGCCCGTTCTTTGCCATCACCTCGCTTGAGCCCGTTGGCCTTGGCGCTGACGCCGCCGCGCTGGACTATGCCTCGGCTGGTTCCGACTTCTTCTTTCAGCTGATGTTCTGCGCCACCACCGCGTCGATCGTCTCCGGCACCCTGGCCGAGCGCATCAAGCTGTGGCCCTTCCTTGCCTTTGTCGTCGTGCTGACCGGCTTCATCTACCCGATCGAAGCGTCCTGGCAGTGGGGCGGTGGCTGGTTGTCCGAGGCAGGCTTCTCTGACTTCGCAGGCTCGACCCTGGTGCACGCGGCTGGTGGCTTTGCAGCCCTCGCAGGTGCCCTGATCCTTGGCCCGCGTATCGGCAAGTACAAGGATGGCCGCACCATCCCGATGCCCGGTTCCAACCTTGCGCTGGCAACCCTGGGTACGTTCATCCTGTGGCTGGGTTGGTTCGGCTTCAACGGTGGCTCGCAGCTGGCGATGGGCACCGTGGGTGATGTGACCGACGTGTCGCGCATCTTTGCCAACACCAACATGGCCGCCGCTGCCGGTGCCATCGCGGCCCTGCTGCTGACCCAGTTCATGTACAAGAAGCCCGACCTGACGATGACCCTGAACGGCGCGCTTGCCGGTCTGGTGTCGATCACCGCAGGCCCGCTTGATCCGTCGCTGTTTGGTGCGCTCTGGATCGGTGCAATCGGTGGTGCCATCGTGGTCTTTGCAGTGCCGATGCTGGACAAGCTCAAGATCGACGACGTCGTCGGCGCCATCCCGGTTCACCTGCTGGCCGGCATCTGGGGCACCCTGGCGGTTCCGTTCTACACCGCGGACACCTCGTTCGGCACGCAGATCATGGGCATCGTTGCCATCGGCGCCTTTGTCTTCATCACCTCGGGCATCTTCTGGTTCATCCTCAAGGCAACCGTGGGTATCCGGGTTTCCGAAGAAGACGAGATCAACGGCCTCGACATGTCGGAACTGGGCATGGAAGCCTATCCCGAATTCTCCAAGGGCTAA
- a CDS encoding MlaC/ttg2D family ABC transporter substrate-binding protein: MKPINATRRSFILGGLATLTATVAPWPRAAQAATAAQAEALVDKLVADINRVISSGKSEASMIRDFEGIFKRYADLPTIAATALGVDGRRATSAQKKAFTDAFTGYISRKYGKRFREFIGGKIEVNSSKSVKNAYQVTGTMILRNQAPFEVVFFVGQNSGKFYNLYLEGVNMLLTERTEIGAMLDKRRGDIDAMIADLRKAG, translated from the coding sequence ATGAAACCGATCAACGCAACACGCCGCAGTTTCATCCTGGGGGGGCTGGCCACCCTGACCGCCACCGTGGCCCCCTGGCCGCGCGCCGCGCAGGCCGCCACCGCCGCCCAGGCCGAGGCGCTGGTCGACAAGCTGGTGGCCGACATCAACCGGGTCATCAGCTCGGGCAAATCCGAAGCCTCGATGATCCGCGACTTTGAAGGCATCTTCAAACGCTACGCCGACCTGCCGACCATCGCGGCCACGGCGCTGGGCGTCGATGGCCGCCGGGCCACCTCGGCGCAGAAAAAGGCCTTTACCGATGCCTTCACCGGCTACATCTCGCGCAAGTATGGCAAGCGGTTCCGCGAATTCATCGGCGGCAAGATCGAGGTGAACAGCTCGAAGTCGGTCAAGAACGCCTACCAGGTGACCGGAACGATGATCCTGCGCAATCAGGCGCCGTTCGAGGTGGTGTTCTTTGTCGGACAAAACAGCGGCAAGTTCTACAACCTCTATCTGGAAGGGGTGAACATGCTGCTGACCGAACGGACCGAGATCGGTGCCATGCTGGACAAGCGCCGCGGCGATATCGACGCGATGATCGCGGACCTGCGCAAGGCCGGCTAG
- a CDS encoding type I secretion system permease/ATPase, producing the protein MQNDSFEKGLEELRAARRKNRPYFWFAGIFSFFVNMLMLTGPLYMLQVYDRVLGSRSEATLIALSVLVVFLYSMMGILDYVRGRVMGRVAARFQAALDLRVFDAVLRRSTVQNDALARTGVRDLESVQRFMSSPVLMSFFDMPWTPVFILAIMVFHPWLGYLALFGGAVLIFVTLINQIMTRAPSLKSGMTSLTAERTAEQIRSEAELVTALGMRNDAFLRWLTARGEALRAHISATDLTGTFSTTTKTFRMLLQSAMLGLGAYLVLQGELTPGAMIAGSILMGRALAPIELAIGQWPMVQQARKGWNNLAQLLTEVPIEPARTQLPRPAAKLEAQQVTVVPPGEQQAALRMVSFALSPGQALGVIGPSGSGKSTLARVVTGVWKPAGGKMRLDGATLDQYGADVLGQHIGYLPQRVTLFDGTIAENIARMSQQPDSQKVVEAAQKADAHEMILKLPQGYDTQVTATGGRLSGGQMQRIGLARAMYGDPVLLVLDEPNSNLDNEGSEAVNKAIKAFKAEGKSVMIMAHRPAAIKECDLLLMLEGGNRVAFGPKEEVLKKMVQNHQQIQQSTGQGGVR; encoded by the coding sequence ATGCAAAACGATAGTTTCGAAAAAGGGCTGGAAGAATTGCGCGCAGCCCGGCGCAAGAACCGCCCCTATTTCTGGTTTGCCGGTATTTTCAGCTTTTTCGTCAACATGTTGATGCTGACGGGGCCGCTGTACATGCTGCAGGTCTATGACCGCGTGCTTGGGTCGCGCTCCGAGGCGACGCTGATCGCGCTGTCGGTGCTGGTGGTGTTTCTGTATTCCATGATGGGCATCCTCGACTATGTGCGCGGGCGCGTCATGGGGCGGGTGGCGGCGCGGTTCCAGGCCGCCCTGGATCTGCGGGTTTTCGACGCGGTATTGCGCCGGTCGACGGTGCAGAACGATGCGCTGGCCCGCACCGGGGTGCGCGATCTGGAATCGGTGCAGCGGTTCATGTCCTCGCCGGTGCTGATGTCCTTTTTCGACATGCCCTGGACGCCGGTCTTCATCCTGGCGATCATGGTCTTTCACCCCTGGCTGGGCTACCTGGCGCTGTTCGGTGGCGCGGTTTTGATCTTTGTCACGCTGATCAACCAGATCATGACTCGCGCGCCTTCGCTGAAATCGGGCATGACCTCTTTGACCGCCGAACGCACCGCCGAACAGATCCGGTCCGAGGCCGAGTTGGTCACCGCCCTTGGCATGCGCAACGATGCCTTTCTGCGCTGGCTGACCGCGCGCGGAGAGGCGCTACGCGCGCATATCAGCGCAACCGACCTGACCGGCACCTTTTCCACCACGACCAAGACGTTCCGGATGCTGCTGCAATCGGCGATGCTGGGTCTTGGCGCCTACCTGGTGCTGCAGGGCGAACTGACCCCGGGCGCGATGATCGCCGGGTCGATCCTGATGGGCCGCGCGCTGGCGCCGATCGAACTGGCCATCGGGCAATGGCCGATGGTGCAGCAGGCGCGCAAGGGCTGGAACAACCTGGCCCAGCTGCTGACCGAAGTCCCGATCGAACCTGCGCGCACCCAGTTGCCCCGCCCCGCCGCCAAACTTGAGGCGCAGCAGGTCACCGTCGTGCCCCCCGGCGAACAGCAGGCGGCGCTGCGCATGGTCAGTTTCGCGCTCAGCCCCGGCCAGGCGCTGGGGGTCATCGGCCCCTCGGGGTCGGGGAAATCGACCCTGGCGCGTGTGGTGACCGGTGTCTGGAAACCCGCCGGCGGCAAGATGCGGCTGGATGGCGCGACGCTGGACCAATATGGCGCCGACGTTCTGGGCCAGCACATCGGTTACCTGCCGCAGCGCGTCACGCTGTTCGACGGCACGATCGCCGAAAACATCGCGCGGATGTCGCAGCAGCCCGATTCCCAGAAGGTCGTCGAAGCCGCGCAAAAGGCCGATGCCCACGAGATGATCCTAAAACTGCCGCAGGGCTATGACACGCAGGTCACCGCCACCGGCGGCCGGCTGTCGGGCGGCCAGATGCAGCGCATCGGCCTTGCCCGGGCGATGTATGGCGACCCCGTCCTGCTGGTCCTGGATGAACCGAACTCGAACCTCGACAACGAAGGATCAGAGGCCGTGAACAAGGCGATCAAGGCCTTCAAGGCCGAAGGCAAGTCGGTGATGATCATGGCCCACCGCCCCGCCGCCATCAAGGAATGCGACCTTTTGCTGATGCTCGAAGGCGGCAACCGCGTGGCCTTTGGCCCCAAGGAGGAGGTGCTGAAGAAGATGGTGCAGAACCACCAGCAGATCCAGCAAAGCACCGGACAGGGGGGCGTGCGATGA
- a CDS encoding transglycosylase domain-containing protein, producing MSDSRRRPKRLVADRRYPKKAATEAPAKKPAPKRRKTATPRKRRNPVVALVLGLFGWIFGLIWKITLSVGVIAGLVLAAMIFNVQSGLPEASAMLDGRAKGSVTLLDNRGAIFALRGDQFGGVVTAQSVSPHLKNAVVATEDKRFYQHFGLSPRGIAGAMRINMSEGRSALSGHGGSTITQQTAKLLCLGVEFDPTQWKNEAEYVNDCRRSSLRRKAEEAIFAMAMEWKYSKDEILSIYLNRAYMGGGAYGAEAAAQGYFGKPAAALNPAEAAMLAGLLTAPSSLAPTANLARSQARAATVLRLMNEQGYLSDKDAAYYQANPAVLSDQAGNLRGGYFADWVMQSGPEFFTRDTTEDVLIQTTLDQRIQKATAEAVNQVMSKLREGSKAEVAVVVMSADGAVRAMIGGRDTDASGVFNRASQAVRQTGSAFKPFVYATALELGYSPLDTVVDEPFCMNIPGSGQWCPENYTKNYQGRVTLTEALKRSLNIPAIKVSESVGRDLVMKVARDFGIVRDLHDTPAMALGTSEATLLEMSGAYAGILNGGSSVTPYGLVELRLKGESEPLMGTGGGMGERVIQPSAARQLIWMMEKVVTEGSGTRARLPDREAAGKTGTSQEARDAWFIGFTADYVTGVWMGYDDNTPLTGVTGGGLPAEIWHEVMVRVNDGLPVNPLPMQAPEAPQVAPQPAPQPAPDSVQTVPQGGRDRVRDGVAETVLQQLLRDILGGGN from the coding sequence ATGAGTGATTCACGTCGTAGGCCGAAACGGCTTGTCGCCGACAGGCGCTATCCCAAAAAGGCGGCCACCGAGGCCCCGGCCAAGAAACCCGCGCCCAAGCGCCGCAAGACAGCCACGCCGCGCAAACGGCGCAATCCGGTCGTCGCGCTGGTGCTGGGGCTGTTTGGCTGGATCTTCGGGCTGATCTGGAAAATCACGCTGTCGGTCGGGGTGATCGCCGGGCTGGTGCTGGCGGCGATGATCTTCAACGTGCAATCCGGCCTGCCCGAAGCCTCGGCCATGCTGGACGGACGGGCCAAGGGCTCGGTCACGCTGCTGGACAATCGCGGCGCGATCTTTGCCCTGCGCGGCGACCAGTTCGGCGGGGTCGTCACCGCGCAAAGCGTGTCGCCCCACCTGAAGAACGCGGTCGTCGCCACCGAGGACAAACGCTTTTACCAGCATTTCGGCCTGTCGCCGCGCGGCATTGCCGGGGCGATGCGGATCAACATGTCCGAAGGCCGTTCTGCCCTGTCCGGGCACGGCGGGTCGACCATCACCCAGCAAACCGCGAAACTGCTGTGCCTTGGCGTCGAATTCGACCCGACCCAGTGGAAGAACGAAGCCGAATACGTCAACGACTGCCGCCGGTCGTCGCTGCGCCGCAAGGCCGAAGAGGCGATCTTTGCCATGGCGATGGAGTGGAAATACTCCAAGGACGAAATCCTGTCGATCTACCTGAACCGCGCCTACATGGGCGGTGGCGCCTATGGCGCCGAGGCGGCCGCGCAGGGCTATTTCGGCAAACCCGCCGCGGCGCTGAACCCCGCCGAGGCGGCGATGCTGGCCGGTCTTCTGACCGCGCCGTCGTCGCTGGCCCCCACCGCGAACCTGGCCCGCAGTCAGGCCCGCGCCGCCACCGTGCTGCGCCTGATGAACGAACAGGGCTATCTGAGCGACAAGGACGCCGCCTATTACCAGGCCAACCCGGCGGTGCTGTCGGACCAGGCCGGCAACCTGCGCGGCGGCTATTTCGCCGATTGGGTCATGCAGTCGGGCCCCGAATTCTTTACCCGCGACACCACCGAGGACGTGCTGATCCAGACCACGCTGGACCAGCGCATCCAGAAGGCCACCGCCGAGGCGGTGAACCAGGTCATGTCGAAACTGCGAGAAGGGTCGAAGGCCGAGGTCGCCGTGGTGGTCATGTCTGCCGACGGCGCGGTGCGCGCGATGATCGGCGGGCGCGACACCGATGCCAGCGGGGTGTTCAACCGGGCCAGCCAGGCGGTGCGTCAAACCGGATCGGCCTTCAAGCCCTTTGTCTATGCCACCGCGCTGGAGCTGGGCTATTCGCCGCTGGACACGGTGGTCGACGAACCCTTTTGCATGAACATCCCCGGTTCGGGCCAGTGGTGCCCCGAGAACTACACCAAGAACTACCAGGGCCGCGTCACCCTGACCGAAGCGTTGAAACGGTCGCTGAACATCCCGGCAATCAAGGTTTCGGAATCCGTTGGCCGCGATCTGGTGATGAAGGTCGCCCGCGATTTCGGCATCGTGCGCGATCTGCATGACACCCCTGCGATGGCGCTTGGCACCTCCGAGGCGACATTGCTTGAAATGTCGGGCGCCTATGCGGGCATCCTGAACGGCGGGTCGTCGGTCACGCCCTACGGGCTGGTGGAACTGCGCCTGAAGGGCGAGTCCGAACCGCTGATGGGCACCGGGGGCGGCATGGGCGAAAGGGTGATCCAACCCTCGGCCGCGCGGCAACTGATCTGGATGATGGAAAAGGTCGTGACCGAAGGATCCGGCACGCGGGCCAGGCTGCCCGACCGCGAGGCAGCAGGCAAGACCGGCACCAGCCAGGAGGCCCGCGATGCCTGGTTCATCGGCTTCACCGCCGACTATGTGACCGGCGTGTGGATGGGCTATGACGACAACACGCCGCTGACCGGCGTGACCGGGGGCGGACTGCCGGCGGAAATCTGGCACGAGGTCATGGTGCGGGTGAACGACGGGCTGCCGGTCAACCCGCTGCCGATGCAGGCCCCGGAAGCCCCGCAGGTCGCGCCGCAGCCCGCGCCGCAACCGGCACCGGACAGCGTGCAGACCGTGCCGCAAGGCGGCCGCGACCGGGTGCGCGACGGGGTGGCCGAAACCGTGCTGCAACAACTGCTGCGCGACATCCTTGGCGGCGGCAACTGA